In one Nitrospirota bacterium genomic region, the following are encoded:
- the cobI gene encoding precorrin-2 C(20)-methyltransferase: MSNTVYSIGLGPGNPELLTVRARRMLEESDIVVVPQSDETGRSVARDIVLHYIDPSRILMYYFPMNNDREDLERRYTELARKIKQLTVEGKRVSYVTMGDPTIFSTSNYITEKLKAVGVEVKHVPGISSINAASTMLGLPLCVKGEHFGVYEMPGEVEEAVRLIRRHPTTVFMKVNRKLPVLVEAVRTAVPERAYLARRIGLDEEVFYDMLNCSPPPEAAYLSVAVIRRGQSAG, encoded by the coding sequence ATGAGTAATACCGTTTATTCGATCGGGCTTGGCCCGGGAAACCCCGAACTCCTGACGGTCAGGGCAAGAAGAATGCTTGAGGAGTCGGATATCGTAGTAGTGCCCCAGTCCGACGAGACCGGAAGGAGCGTGGCAAGAGATATTGTTCTCCATTACATAGACCCCTCAAGGATTCTGATGTATTACTTCCCGATGAACAATGACAGGGAGGACCTGGAGAGAAGATACACTGAACTGGCCCGGAAGATAAAGCAACTGACAGTGGAGGGTAAGAGGGTATCATATGTGACAATGGGGGATCCGACCATATTCAGCACATCAAATTATATTACCGAAAAACTGAAGGCAGTGGGAGTGGAGGTAAAGCATGTCCCTGGCATAAGCTCCATAAACGCTGCCTCAACAATGCTCGGCCTTCCCCTGTGCGTCAAGGGAGAACACTTTGGTGTCTATGAGATGCCGGGGGAGGTTGAAGAGGCAGTGAGGCTTATCAGGAGGCATCCGACCACGGTCTTTATGAAGGTAAACAGGAAACTGCCTGTGCTTGTTGAGGCTGTCAGGACAGCGGTGCCGGAGAGGGCTTATCTTGCCCGCAGGATAGGTCTTGACGAGGAGGTTTTTTATGATATGCTCAACTGTTCACCTCCGCCTGAGGCTGCGTATCTGTCGGTTGCAGTGATAAGGAGGGGGCAGTCAGCGGGATAG
- a CDS encoding cobalt-precorrin-5B (C(1))-methyltransferase — MRKGFTTGAAATAAAKAAAILLAGGQGLEGRSRRLTGFVEIQLPDGKKVCLKILNSELLTLNS; from the coding sequence ATGAGAAAGGGGTTTACAACTGGTGCTGCTGCCACCGCAGCAGCAAAGGCAGCAGCAATACTGCTGGCCGGAGGTCAGGGCTTGGAAGGCAGGAGCCGGAGACTTACGGGATTTGTAGAGATTCAACTCCCTGACGGTAAAAAGGTCTGCCTTAAAATTCTTAACTCTGAACTCTTGACTCTGAACTCTTGA
- the cbiD gene encoding cobalt-precorrin-5B (C(1))-methyltransferase CbiD → MTLNSELIARASVIKDAGDDPDVTNGMEIRAEVKSLEHTGDIVIKGGEGVGVVTKPGLQIPVGEAAINPVPRVMITRAVRDVLPKGGIAVEISVPGGREVAGKTFNQRLGIVGGISIIGTTGIVEPMSLEALKATIRCEIDVAREEIRSAPSALFLAPGKIGENALKSLFGDIRVVQMSNFVGFALEYAGEKGIDDIVIGGHPGKLAKIMMGYLDTHSGNSPQATGFVAEFLGLNSEFNTVEEIIQSVKKVSGSGQTFFDLAAGIAEAVRERFGFRTVEVCLFDMKKELTGRGKCTG, encoded by the coding sequence TTGACTCTGAACTCTGAACTCATAGCCCGGGCATCGGTTATCAAGGATGCAGGGGACGACCCTGATGTTACAAACGGGATGGAGATACGTGCAGAGGTAAAAAGCCTTGAACATACAGGGGATATAGTGATAAAAGGTGGTGAGGGTGTTGGTGTGGTAACAAAACCAGGCTTGCAGATCCCGGTGGGTGAGGCGGCAATTAACCCTGTGCCGAGAGTTATGATAACCCGGGCGGTGAGAGACGTGTTGCCAAAGGGCGGGATAGCGGTTGAGATATCAGTGCCCGGGGGCAGGGAGGTTGCAGGGAAGACCTTTAATCAGAGGCTGGGCATTGTGGGTGGAATATCTATAATCGGCACAACAGGCATAGTCGAGCCCATGAGTCTTGAGGCACTGAAGGCAACCATAAGGTGTGAGATAGACGTGGCGCGGGAGGAGATCAGAAGCGCTCCTTCCGCCCTTTTTCTTGCACCCGGCAAGATCGGAGAAAATGCCTTAAAAAGTCTTTTTGGTGATATAAGGGTTGTCCAGATGAGTAATTTTGTGGGGTTTGCACTTGAGTATGCCGGGGAAAAGGGTATAGATGATATTGTCATTGGCGGTCATCCTGGAAAGCTTGCCAAGATAATGATGGGCTATCTTGACACCCATTCAGGAAACTCTCCGCAGGCCACCGGGTTTGTAGCTGAATTCCTGGGTCTAAACAGTGAGTTTAATACTGTTGAGGAGATTATTCAATCAGTTAAAAAGGTTTCGGGTTCAGGGCAGACCTTTTTCGACCTTGCCGCAGGTATTGCAGAGGCGGTAAGGGAGAGGTTTGGGTTCAGGACGGTCGAGGTATGTCTCTTTGATATGAAGAAAGAGCTGACAGGTAGGGGGAAATGCACAGGATAA
- the cbiE gene encoding precorrin-6y C5,15-methyltransferase (decarboxylating) subunit CbiE, whose protein sequence is MHRITVISAGPGGRGYITAIALQKAGQCDVIIGTEQQLATAGHTPGQIVYRESSIEGIMRLIERHRGRRVGVLVTGDAGIYSLAQKIIDRFGKEAVEKIIPGVSSIQVAFARVKEPWLNVRVFSFHGRPLEGLEDILSCDRVAVLCDRGHNAKAVLSALTGLGLFDEARNIYVCRDLTMEDEQVLEVRNLEDIEGIGTGRREIVLLIKTINAD, encoded by the coding sequence ATGCACAGGATAACGGTAATAAGCGCAGGGCCGGGAGGCAGGGGATACATTACAGCCATTGCATTGCAGAAGGCAGGGCAATGCGATGTAATCATAGGCACAGAGCAGCAGCTCGCTACAGCAGGGCATACCCCCGGGCAGATCGTTTACAGGGAAAGCTCCATAGAGGGGATAATGAGACTGATAGAGCGGCACAGGGGCCGGCGTGTCGGGGTGCTCGTTACCGGGGATGCAGGGATTTACAGCCTTGCGCAGAAGATAATCGACAGATTCGGCAAAGAGGCAGTTGAGAAGATAATCCCCGGGGTATCAAGTATTCAGGTGGCCTTTGCAAGGGTCAAAGAGCCCTGGCTCAATGTGCGGGTCTTTTCATTTCATGGAAGACCGCTTGAAGGGCTTGAGGATATTTTAAGCTGCGACAGGGTGGCGGTTCTGTGTGACAGGGGGCATAATGCAAAGGCGGTGCTCTCTGCCCTGACAGGGCTGGGTCTCTTTGATGAAGCACGGAACATCTATGTATGCCGGGATCTGACGATGGAGGACGAACAGGTGTTGGAGGTCCGAAACCTTGAGGATATAGAGGGCATTGGGACAGGGAGAAGGGAGATTGTTCTGTTGATTAAAACCATTAATGCTGATTAA
- the cobK gene encoding precorrin-6A reductase yields the protein MKTAAIAITEKGAETALKIATATGADLHLWQECLNGKAFDEVGDKAVTFESLSAHVSRIFHEYEGLIFVMSLGIVSRVIAPMIKSKYTDPAVVCHDEVGRFVISILSGHEGGANGLACSVSSVTGAEPVVTTATEANRLYTCGVGCRRGVRAEEIIKAIKEACKMAGISVDEIRCLASAWVKSDEAGLLEAAGKLGLYLRFIPEWMIKEYYEKDPQAERSDFVHESIGVYGVSEPCAMVSGRNTVSVLGKTSFGGVTVAIARERLFRDLINMEVKKAGELEGRILLLGGTTEATEVARDLAKEGKEFFITTATEYGRDLFAEKFGSRVIRERFSEETLRKFIGEKGIVTVIDCTHPYAGLITGLAKRVCEAEGIKYISGIRDLEQTVTIDYEKIKTVASVEDGAKEVLALGIKRPLFTTGSKDLCFTNILKGRDLFVRVLPYEDSVRACLDAGVRRQHIIAIQGPFSAELNIALIRQYGIDCLVTKRTGRAGGFYEKIEAARECGIWVVVVENSKMTEMR from the coding sequence ATGAAGACAGCCGCAATAGCAATAACTGAAAAAGGTGCTGAGACGGCCCTTAAAATTGCCACAGCTACAGGGGCGGACCTGCACCTGTGGCAGGAATGTCTGAACGGGAAGGCGTTTGATGAGGTTGGAGACAAGGCCGTCACCTTTGAGAGCCTGTCAGCTCATGTAAGCAGGATATTTCATGAATACGAGGGGTTGATCTTTGTCATGTCTCTCGGCATAGTAAGCAGGGTTATAGCCCCAATGATAAAGAGCAAATATACAGACCCGGCCGTAGTGTGCCATGACGAGGTCGGCAGATTTGTGATAAGCATTCTCTCAGGTCATGAGGGTGGTGCAAACGGGCTTGCCTGCAGTGTGAGTTCAGTTACAGGGGCAGAGCCGGTTGTCACCACGGCAACAGAGGCAAACAGGCTATATACCTGCGGGGTTGGTTGCAGGAGGGGTGTCCGGGCAGAAGAGATAATAAAAGCCATTAAAGAGGCCTGCAAAATGGCCGGCATCTCAGTGGATGAAATAAGGTGTCTTGCCTCGGCATGGGTCAAGAGTGACGAGGCGGGGCTACTTGAGGCTGCCGGGAAACTCGGGCTCTATCTCAGGTTTATACCCGAGTGGATGATTAAGGAGTATTACGAAAAAGACCCGCAGGCTGAGAGGTCGGATTTTGTGCATGAAAGTATTGGGGTCTACGGTGTTTCAGAGCCATGTGCCATGGTATCGGGCAGGAACACGGTTTCTGTTTTGGGGAAGACAAGTTTTGGAGGAGTAACCGTTGCGATAGCAAGGGAGCGGCTTTTCAGGGATTTAATCAATATGGAAGTTAAAAAGGCAGGTGAGCTGGAAGGCAGGATTCTGCTCCTTGGCGGTACCACTGAGGCAACTGAGGTGGCCAGGGATCTGGCGAAAGAGGGTAAGGAGTTCTTTATAACCACTGCCACGGAATACGGCCGTGACCTCTTTGCAGAGAAGTTCGGCAGCAGGGTGATAAGGGAGAGGTTCAGTGAGGAGACCCTCCGTAAATTCATAGGGGAAAAGGGGATAGTGACGGTGATTGACTGTACTCATCCCTATGCAGGGCTCATTACCGGATTGGCAAAGAGGGTGTGTGAGGCAGAGGGGATAAAATACATATCGGGAATAAGGGATTTGGAACAGACGGTAACGATTGATTATGAAAAGATAAAGACAGTTGCTTCTGTTGAAGACGGAGCAAAAGAGGTTTTGGCGCTCGGGATCAAAAGGCCGCTTTTTACCACAGGAAGTAAAGACCTCTGTTTTACTAATATACTGAAGGGCAGGGATCTCTTTGTCCGGGTATTGCCGTATGAGGATTCTGTCAGGGCCTGTCTTGACGCCGGGGTGAGGAGGCAGCATATCATTGCCATACAGGGCCCCTTTTCCGCTGAATTAAATATTGCACTTATAAGGCAGTACGGTATAGACTGTCTGGTGACCAAGAGAACCGGCCGTGCGGGTGGTTTTTATGAGAAGATCGAGGCGGCAAGGGAGTGCGGAATATGGGTTGTGGTGGTTGAAAACAGCAAAATGACGGAGATGAGATAA
- the cobM gene encoding precorrin-4 C(11)-methyltransferase encodes MSKVYFVGAGPGDPELMTLKGRRLLEEAQLVIFAGSLVNHEIVRGLSAEVHDSSGMSLDEIIDRINRAVKEGRSVVRLHTGDPAFYSAISEQIERLRALDIEYEVVPGVSSASAGAAVLGQELTIPEVSQTVIFTRLEGRTPVPETERLRDLAAHRTTMVIFLSVSMIERVREELLHGYSGDTPVAVVEKASWPEERVFHGTLGEIVKIVNDAGIKKTALIFVGDALRASRNTTGRESRLYNKDFSHEYRK; translated from the coding sequence ATGTCCAAGGTATATTTTGTAGGTGCAGGTCCCGGTGACCCTGAACTCATGACACTAAAGGGCAGGAGGCTTCTGGAGGAGGCTCAACTGGTCATATTCGCCGGAAGCCTTGTGAATCACGAGATCGTCAGGGGTTTAAGTGCCGAGGTACATGATTCCTCAGGCATGTCCCTTGATGAGATAATAGACCGTATAAACCGGGCTGTCAAGGAAGGCAGATCAGTAGTCAGGCTGCACACGGGTGATCCCGCTTTCTACAGTGCCATATCAGAGCAGATAGAGAGGCTGCGGGCGCTGGACATAGAGTATGAGGTTGTCCCCGGCGTATCTTCCGCCAGCGCAGGGGCTGCTGTTCTTGGACAGGAGCTGACAATACCCGAGGTGAGCCAGACCGTTATCTTTACGCGGCTTGAGGGGAGGACCCCCGTGCCTGAGACAGAGAGGCTGAGGGACCTTGCTGCACACAGGACAACAATGGTGATATTTTTGAGTGTCTCCATGATAGAGCGGGTAAGGGAGGAGCTGCTGCACGGCTATTCCGGGGATACGCCGGTTGCAGTAGTTGAAAAGGCGTCCTGGCCTGAAGAGAGGGTTTTTCATGGCACTCTCGGTGAGATTGTTAAGATAGTTAATGATGCGGGCATTAAAAAAACGGCCCTGATCTTTGTCGGAGATGCCCTCAGGGCATCCAGGAATACCACAGGCAGGGAATCAAGGTTGTATAATAAGGACTTCAGTCATGAATACAGGAAATAA
- the cobJ gene encoding precorrin-3B C(17)-methyltransferase, with translation MNTGNKGRLSVVGIGPGDPDHITPAALRAIRDSEVIVGYTTYIDLIRGLIKDKEIITAGMTREVQRCRKAIEAASQGRTVAVICSGDPGIYAMAGLVFELIEKGLQVEGGSSDQELAPETGTAEFDVEVIPGIPALSSCASRLGAPLMHDFASISLSDRLTPWDKIESRLHAAAGADFVIVIYNPKSRGRKDHLERAIGIIARHRNSDTPVGIVKAAMREEEKIIITTLGSVPFEEVDMQSTVIIGNNRTFIRDGRIVTPRGYGDKYEL, from the coding sequence ATGAATACAGGAAATAAAGGCAGGCTTTCTGTTGTGGGGATAGGCCCCGGAGACCCGGATCACATCACTCCCGCCGCACTCAGGGCGATCAGGGACTCTGAAGTGATCGTGGGATATACAACCTATATCGACCTGATAAGGGGGTTGATCAAAGATAAGGAGATTATTACTGCGGGCATGACCCGGGAGGTTCAGAGGTGCAGGAAGGCCATAGAGGCCGCCTCTCAAGGCAGGACAGTTGCCGTGATATGCAGTGGTGACCCCGGGATTTACGCCATGGCCGGGCTGGTGTTTGAGTTGATTGAAAAAGGGCTGCAGGTTGAAGGCGGCAGTTCAGATCAGGAGTTGGCCCCGGAAACCGGTACTGCGGAATTTGATGTTGAAGTCATCCCCGGAATACCTGCGCTGTCGTCATGTGCCTCAAGACTCGGAGCCCCGCTGATGCATGATTTTGCCTCAATAAGCCTGTCGGACAGGCTTACTCCCTGGGATAAGATCGAGAGCAGACTCCATGCCGCAGCAGGGGCGGACTTTGTCATTGTGATCTATAACCCAAAGAGCAGGGGCAGAAAGGACCACCTTGAGAGGGCAATCGGAATTATTGCCAGGCACAGAAATAGTGATACACCTGTAGGGATTGTAAAGGCTGCCATGAGGGAAGAGGAGAAGATAATTATCACCACCCTCGGCAGTGTGCCATTTGAGGAGGTTGACATGCAGAGCACGGTTATTATTGGAAACAACAGGACCTTTATCCGGGATGGCCGTATTGTGACCCCGAGAGGGTATGGGGATAAGTATGAGTTGTGA
- the thiC gene encoding phosphomethylpyrimidine synthase ThiC, whose translation MTQIEVAGRGEITEEIKKVASEEGIDAEVIKRRVSGGRIVIPANKNRSTRVVGIGKGLRTKVNASIGTSTDIADINMEVEKARVAEKYGADTLMDLSVGGDIAGIRGAVMDAVTLPIGTVPLYEAFSMAIEKYGAAVEMPAELLFEIMEKQCEEGVAFMAIHCGINRRTVEMLRKQHYRYGGLVSKGGSYMVAWMEHNNMENPLYEHFDRVVEIMKKHDVVLSLGNGFRAGAIHDSTDRVQIQELLINCELAETGREMGCQTMVEGPGHIPIDEIEANIILQKRMSGEAPFYMLGPITTDVAPGYDHITSAIGAALSSAYGTDFICYVTPSEHLGLPYPEDVREGVMAARIAAHIGDMVKYKQKDRDKEMSRARRDMDWQKQFSLAIDPERAQEIKAKRGNGDSNTCTMCGSFCANKILSGMFEEDKKGSDKE comes from the coding sequence ATGACTCAGATTGAAGTTGCAGGAAGAGGAGAAATTACAGAAGAGATTAAAAAAGTCGCATCTGAGGAAGGCATAGATGCAGAAGTTATAAAAAGGAGGGTCTCAGGTGGCCGGATAGTAATCCCTGCCAATAAAAACCGTTCCACCCGGGTTGTGGGTATCGGCAAGGGGCTGAGGACCAAGGTGAATGCATCCATCGGGACATCAACAGACATTGCAGATATCAATATGGAGGTTGAAAAGGCAAGGGTTGCTGAAAAATATGGTGCTGACACACTCATGGACCTGAGCGTAGGCGGTGATATAGCAGGGATAAGAGGCGCTGTGATGGATGCAGTAACCCTGCCGATCGGGACAGTGCCGCTTTACGAGGCCTTTTCCATGGCAATTGAAAAATACGGGGCTGCCGTAGAGATGCCGGCAGAGCTGCTCTTTGAGATTATGGAAAAGCAGTGCGAGGAAGGGGTTGCCTTTATGGCAATACACTGCGGCATTAACAGAAGGACTGTCGAGATGCTGCGCAAACAGCATTACCGGTACGGCGGACTCGTCTCAAAGGGCGGTTCATACATGGTTGCATGGATGGAACATAACAACATGGAAAACCCCCTTTACGAACACTTTGACCGGGTGGTGGAGATAATGAAAAAACACGATGTGGTACTGAGCCTCGGGAACGGTTTCAGGGCAGGCGCCATCCATGACTCTACAGACAGGGTACAGATTCAGGAACTGCTTATAAACTGCGAACTTGCCGAGACCGGCAGGGAGATGGGATGCCAGACAATGGTTGAAGGACCGGGGCATATCCCGATAGACGAGATAGAGGCAAACATCATCCTGCAGAAGAGGATGTCCGGAGAGGCCCCTTTTTACATGCTCGGGCCGATAACAACAGACGTGGCCCCGGGATACGACCATATTACCTCTGCCATAGGCGCGGCCCTCTCCTCTGCCTATGGAACAGACTTCATCTGTTATGTCACCCCCTCGGAGCACCTCGGTCTTCCCTATCCTGAAGATGTGAGGGAGGGCGTGATGGCGGCAAGGATAGCTGCCCACATAGGTGACATGGTCAAGTATAAGCAGAAGGACAGGGATAAAGAGATGTCGAGGGCGAGGAGGGACATGGACTGGCAGAAGCAGTTTTCACTCGCAATTGACCCTGAAAGGGCTCAGGAGATAAAGGCAAAGCGTGGAAACGGTGATTCCAATACCTGCACTATGTGCGGCAGTTTCTGCGCGAATAAAATATTGAGCGGTATGTTTGAAGAGGACAAGAAGGGCTCTGACAAGGAATAG
- a CDS encoding radical SAM protein — translation MMKTREILAKNILSKSKVFDYTLNPYTGCQYGCTYCYARFMKRFSGHSEGWGEFVDVKINAPELLRKEIKRKKAARVWISGVCDPYQPLEGRYKLTRRCLEILIENDWPVTIQTKSSLVLRDLDLLKRSQKLEVGFTVTTVDEKVRTIFEPKAPPVEERIKALAVLHSEEVKTFAMIAPILPKADGLVERLKGKVDYVLIDRMNYHYADWVYRKHGMEWAMKEEFFIRKGKDLRRSFEREGITCEVLF, via the coding sequence ATGATGAAGACAAGAGAAATCCTGGCCAAAAACATCCTCTCGAAATCAAAGGTCTTTGATTATACTCTGAACCCCTACACTGGTTGCCAGTATGGCTGTACCTACTGCTATGCAAGGTTCATGAAGAGGTTTTCAGGCCACAGTGAAGGATGGGGGGAGTTTGTGGATGTGAAGATCAATGCGCCTGAGCTGCTGAGGAAAGAGATAAAGAGGAAGAAGGCTGCAAGGGTGTGGATAAGCGGTGTATGTGATCCTTATCAACCCTTGGAAGGCAGGTATAAATTGACACGAAGATGTCTTGAGATCCTGATAGAAAATGACTGGCCTGTGACAATTCAGACCAAGTCTTCCCTGGTTCTGCGGGACCTGGATTTGCTGAAGAGGTCACAAAAGCTTGAGGTTGGCTTTACCGTGACAACAGTGGATGAGAAGGTAAGAACGATTTTCGAGCCAAAGGCGCCGCCGGTTGAAGAGAGGATCAAGGCTCTTGCCGTATTACACTCGGAAGAGGTAAAGACATTTGCCATGATAGCGCCAATCCTTCCCAAGGCTGATGGGCTGGTTGAAAGATTAAAAGGAAAAGTCGATTATGTACTCATTGACAGGATGAATTATCACTATGCTGATTGGGTTTACAGAAAGCACGGGATGGAGTGGGCAATGAAGGAAGAGTTCTTTATCCGGAAGGGGAAGGATTTAAGGCGTTCCTTTGAAAGGGAAGGTATCACCTGCGAGGTTTTGTTTTAA
- a CDS encoding IS4 family transposase translates to MVISRGFYSGNGQGIYRPTYALFRKWTEEGVYFVTRLKKNADYRVVEDRVLPKKRRILKDEVVEFSGHTARKNYPYQLRRIEVWDEENKQVIVLLTNHHEFGSTTIASIYKDRWQIEIFFKTIKQNLKIKTFVGTSANALMIQIWTA, encoded by the coding sequence ATTGTCATTTCCAGGGGGTTCTATAGTGGTAATGGACAGGGGATATATAGACCAACCTATGCACTATTCAGAAAGTGGACAGAAGAGGGAGTATATTTTGTAACAAGGCTGAAGAAAAACGCAGATTATAGAGTTGTCGAGGACAGAGTTTTGCCGAAAAAGCGGAGGATATTAAAGGACGAGGTGGTAGAGTTTTCAGGGCATACTGCCAGGAAGAACTATCCATATCAGTTAAGGCGGATAGAGGTCTGGGATGAGGAAAACAAACAAGTGATTGTATTGCTGACAAATCATCACGAGTTTGGTTCAACGACAATAGCCTCCATATATAAGGACAGGTGGCAGATAGAGATATTTTTTAAGACGATAAAGCAGAATTTAAAGATAAAGACCTTTGTAGGAACATCGGCAAATGCCTTAATGATACAGATTTGGACAGCATAA
- a CDS encoding transposase, with protein MPVYLIGQSSDKRRGAVKLHLLLDHEGYLPVFAHITEGKVHEVNIARGLSFPGGSIVVMDRGYIDQPMHYSESGQKREYIL; from the coding sequence GTGCCGGTTTATTTGATTGGGCAAAGTTCAGACAAACGAAGGGGTGCCGTAAAACTGCATTTACTGTTAGACCATGAAGGATATCTGCCGGTATTTGCACATATAACGGAAGGGAAAGTACATGAGGTGAATATAGCAAGGGGATTGTCATTTCCAGGGGGTTCTATAGTGGTAATGGACAGGGGATATATAGACCAACCTATGCACTATTCAGAAAGTGGACAGAAGAGGGAGTATATTTTGTAA
- a CDS encoding PEP-CTERM sorting domain-containing protein, with amino-acid sequence MNKDKLLFIVVLTMVWMLTVAFVGVSHAAIITFDDLITGATSYSFDGDGDSLDDVIFTTTDPYGFNTVGPGTNMTYIDEPGLEGTSLLSTDLRVDFIVGAEDSLSFGFALDSYNEDDTASFYIYDSTDTLLASTTVTGLYTATSYGTSTYPEGYISLSFLGTASYATFNFTSDYGRYIIDNFEGTYGTTERVPEPGTLLLIGSGLVGLAFARKKMK; translated from the coding sequence ATGAATAAGGATAAGTTGCTGTTTATCGTTGTGCTGACTATGGTATGGATGCTAACGGTTGCCTTTGTTGGGGTATCCCACGCAGCTATCATAACATTTGATGACCTTATCACTGGAGCGACCAGTTACTCTTTCGATGGTGACGGTGATAGCTTAGACGATGTTATCTTTACTACTACCGATCCCTATGGTTTTAATACTGTAGGTCCGGGGACAAATATGACCTATATTGATGAACCTGGTCTTGAAGGTACTAGCTTGCTTTCAACTGATCTCCGAGTCGATTTTATAGTCGGAGCTGAAGATTCTTTGAGCTTTGGGTTTGCCTTAGATTCATATAACGAAGATGACACAGCTTCTTTCTATATCTATGATTCCACTGACACATTGCTTGCTTCGACTACTGTAACAGGGTTATATACAGCTACTTCTTATGGCACTAGCACATACCCGGAAGGCTATATCAGTTTAAGCTTTTTAGGTACGGCGTCTTATGCTACATTTAATTTCACATCTGATTACGGTCGTTACATCATAGATAATTTCGAAGGAACTTACGGGACAACCGAAAGAGTACCTGAGCCAGGCACTTTGCTTCTTATCGGTTCTGGTCTGGTTGGACTTGCATTTGCAAGAAAAAAGATGAAATAA
- a CDS encoding flavodoxin family protein produces MVRILAINGSYRNNGITDQTVGAMVQAVETAGAEVELIFLREYPIEFCLNCRVCTQKPGDTPGECIQHDGMQDLIDKIERADAYILASPTNFGTVTAIFKRFMERLVVYAYWPWEMNSPRLRKAKVPKKRAVLLSSCAAPGIVGRWFHETHKQLKMTAQTTGASPVGTLFTGLISKEPHPKLPERVYAKINSLAEKLV; encoded by the coding sequence ATGGTGAGAATACTTGCGATTAACGGTTCGTATCGAAACAATGGCATTACCGATCAAACTGTCGGGGCCATGGTTCAGGCCGTAGAGACAGCCGGTGCAGAGGTCGAGCTTATCTTTCTGCGTGAATACCCTATTGAGTTTTGTCTTAACTGCCGGGTGTGTACCCAAAAACCCGGTGATACGCCGGGTGAGTGTATACAGCATGATGGAATGCAGGATTTGATTGATAAAATTGAGAGGGCAGATGCTTATATTCTTGCCTCACCCACCAACTTCGGCACAGTCACCGCCATCTTTAAACGCTTTATGGAGAGGTTGGTTGTTTATGCCTATTGGCCATGGGAGATGAATAGCCCCAGGCTTCGAAAGGCAAAGGTGCCAAAGAAGAGAGCGGTACTTCTTTCTTCATGTGCAGCCCCCGGGATTGTTGGGCGCTGGTTTCATGAGACTCATAAACAACTCAAAATGACTGCTCAAACTACAGGAGCGAGTCCGGTTGGCACACTATTTACGGGTTTAATCAGCAAGGAACCCCATCCAAAGTTACCTGAACGTGTGTATGCGAAAATTAATTCCCTGGCTGAAAAGCTGGTTTGA